A stretch of the Bordetella genomosp. 8 genome encodes the following:
- a CDS encoding AtzG-like protein, with translation MIPPTHPEDTALAYVQASAALLDLPLDAAQAARVAVYLARTADMARVLEDAPLEVADEPVALFCPAPFPEVQP, from the coding sequence ATGATCCCGCCGACCCACCCCGAAGACACCGCGCTGGCCTATGTGCAAGCCAGCGCCGCGCTGCTGGACCTGCCGCTGGACGCGGCCCAGGCGGCCCGTGTGGCCGTCTACCTGGCGCGCACGGCGGATATGGCGCGCGTGCTGGAAGATGCCCCCCTGGAAGTCGCCGACGAGCCGGTCGCCTTGTTCTGCCCGGCGCCGTTCCCGGAGGTACAGCCATGA